The following DNA comes from Blattabacterium cuenoti.
ATAATTTTAGTAGAAAATTATAAAATTTCCAGAAAATTATTAGATTTTTATAAAATTAAAAATCATATAAGTAGATATCATATCCATAACGAACATAAAGTAATTCCTCATTTTATAAAAAAAATTAAACAAGGAAAAAAAATAGCATTAATATCCAGTTCTGGAACTCCCGGTATATCTGATCCTGGTTTTTTACTCATACAATCTTGTATACAAGCTTCTATTTCTATAGAATGTTTACCAGGTCCTACTGCTTTAATACCTGCATTAGTAACTTCTGGAAGTCCTATCAATGAATTTACTTTTATAGGTTTTTTACCTAAAAAAAAAAGAAAAATAAAAT
Coding sequences within:
- the rsmI gene encoding 16S rRNA (cytidine(1402)-2'-O)-methyltransferase, whose amino-acid sequence is MLYIVPTPIGNLEDFTFRGLRILKEVDIILVENYKISRKLLDFYKIKNHISRYHIHNEHKVIPHFIKKIKQGKKIALISSSGTPGISDPGFLLIQSCIQASISIECLPGPTALIPALVTSGSPINEFTFIGFLPKKKRKIKLENLSKENRTIVLYESPYRLLRTLNDIKYFFGLKRNIVVCKEISKIFEKISRGNIEDIITYYKNMKKVLGEYTIIIEKCISK